Proteins encoded in a region of the Moritella marina ATCC 15381 genome:
- a CDS encoding putative 2-aminoethylphosphonate ABC transporter substrate-binding protein has protein sequence MHFVKQSLLAAAVILGVSSNAFAKEELIVYTSFETDLLALFKNTFEESHSDIDIKWVRDSTGVMTAKLLAEGKNAKADVVWGLAGSSLALLKDSGIVKPYTPANLDGIKASMVDPEDNKAWFGNDAFFNTVCFNTIVAKQLGLPKPKTWEDLLDPVYKGHIVMPNPGSSGTGYIQVTAWLQGMGEQQGWAYMDKLDKNIAHYTHSGSKPCVQSAMGETVIGISVAIRGSKLKSKGAPIDLILPKGIGWDTESVGLVNNSSAAAKQLIDWSLSLDANKMYNTIYPVVGHKDVSGAVANYPNVEDAIVDMDFGKMANDRSAVLTKWSDKFNSKSESKG, from the coding sequence ATGCACTTTGTTAAACAGTCATTACTTGCTGCTGCCGTTATTCTTGGCGTATCTTCTAACGCATTTGCGAAAGAAGAGCTGATCGTTTACACCTCTTTTGAAACTGACTTATTAGCCTTATTCAAAAATACCTTTGAAGAAAGCCATTCTGATATTGATATTAAATGGGTACGAGATTCGACAGGTGTCATGACGGCAAAGTTATTAGCTGAAGGCAAAAATGCCAAAGCGGATGTGGTCTGGGGGCTGGCTGGTTCATCATTAGCACTATTGAAAGATAGCGGTATTGTGAAGCCTTATACGCCTGCAAACCTTGATGGCATAAAAGCGAGCATGGTTGATCCAGAAGACAATAAAGCCTGGTTTGGTAATGACGCATTTTTCAATACGGTTTGTTTTAATACCATCGTTGCCAAGCAGCTTGGTTTACCAAAACCGAAGACGTGGGAAGATCTGTTAGATCCTGTCTATAAAGGTCATATAGTGATGCCTAATCCGGGATCATCAGGTACCGGTTATATCCAAGTAACAGCTTGGCTACAAGGTATGGGTGAGCAACAAGGTTGGGCCTATATGGATAAATTGGACAAAAACATTGCCCACTATACTCATTCAGGGTCTAAACCTTGCGTACAGTCAGCAATGGGTGAAACAGTTATCGGAATTTCTGTGGCGATCCGTGGTTCTAAATTGAAATCAAAAGGTGCGCCGATTGATCTTATCTTACCTAAGGGTATTGGTTGGGATACGGAATCGGTTGGTCTTGTAAATAACAGTTCAGCGGCGGCGAAACAGCTGATTGATTGGTCATTATCATTGGATGCCAACAAGATGTATAACACTATTTATCCAGTTGTTGGGCATAAAGACGTAAGTGGCGCCGTGGCAAATTATCCAAATGTGGAAGATGCAATTGTGGATATGGACTTTGGTAAAATGGCCAATGATCGTAGCGCGGTATTAACTAAATGGTCTGATAAGTTTAACAGTAAATCAGAATCTAAAGGTTAA
- a CDS encoding ureidoglycolate lyase has protein sequence MTSTATTANPNIDSNSNSNNEPYAVSNTAPNYLNPDIASDLALLDIPIIKATPESLKGYGFFVDEPDTFDIEITRWPAQGWRKVDEDTGDEGGVTEGTFISSWKGDYLFGRNKAVDGHYIIGYNQRPEIAVDNHNDKPSQLILWHANYHPDGGQMFYPKSNQPFLLPLALPGDDVKPQDFVCFYFNGDRGAYIHANIWHEGVFAIEGEQEFADKQGAVHARISVDFGKEFNCLLRVDLTQLPT, from the coding sequence ATGACATCTACCGCTACAACAGCCAATCCGAATATAGATTCAAATTCAAATTCAAATAATGAACCTTATGCTGTATCTAATACTGCCCCTAACTATTTAAATCCTGATATCGCTTCTGACCTCGCGCTATTAGATATTCCTATTATTAAAGCTACGCCTGAAAGCCTAAAAGGCTATGGGTTCTTTGTTGACGAACCTGACACATTTGATATTGAGATCACGCGTTGGCCAGCACAAGGTTGGCGTAAAGTCGACGAAGATACTGGCGATGAAGGTGGTGTAACGGAAGGTACTTTTATCAGCTCTTGGAAAGGGGATTATTTATTTGGTCGTAATAAAGCCGTTGATGGCCATTATATTATCGGCTATAACCAGCGCCCTGAAATCGCGGTCGATAACCATAATGATAAACCCAGCCAACTGATTTTATGGCATGCCAATTACCATCCTGATGGCGGTCAAATGTTTTACCCTAAGTCTAATCAGCCCTTTTTATTACCGTTAGCCTTGCCTGGCGATGATGTGAAACCACAAGACTTTGTGTGCTTTTATTTCAATGGTGATCGCGGTGCCTATATTCATGCGAATATCTGGCACGAAGGCGTATTTGCTATTGAAGGAGAGCAAGAGTTTGCCGATAAACAAGGCGCTGTACACGCCCGCATATCGGTTGATTTTGGCAAAGAGTTTAACTGTTTATTACGTGTTGATTTAACGCAATTACCGACTTAA
- a CDS encoding HD domain-containing protein, with protein MDIIAFIKQQFEDNGHVAYGEHISMGEHMLQSAYYAEQKNSSDAIITAALLHDFGHLILELPEDIAEHGIDGYHEDVGAQFLAPYFPKQIIDGIALHVQAKRYLCAVKPKYHGQLSQASQDSLAVQGGQMNAQEIAEFEQLPFYKDALQVRLFDDLGKNLALEHPDLAYYLHIAQQFVTNKPHVLSPTEA; from the coding sequence ATGGATATTATTGCGTTTATTAAACAGCAGTTCGAAGACAATGGTCATGTTGCTTATGGTGAGCATATCTCTATGGGTGAACATATGCTGCAGTCGGCTTATTATGCCGAGCAAAAAAATAGCAGTGATGCGATCATTACCGCGGCTTTATTACATGACTTTGGCCACTTAATTTTAGAGCTGCCTGAAGATATCGCCGAGCACGGTATTGATGGTTATCATGAAGATGTTGGGGCTCAGTTTTTAGCGCCATATTTCCCGAAACAGATCATTGATGGCATTGCGCTACATGTGCAAGCAAAGCGTTACTTGTGCGCCGTTAAGCCTAAATATCATGGTCAACTCAGCCAAGCATCGCAAGACAGTCTCGCAGTGCAAGGTGGACAAATGAATGCGCAAGAGATTGCCGAATTTGAGCAACTGCCATTTTATAAAGACGCCCTGCAAGTTCGCTTATTTGATGATTTGGGTAAAAATTTGGCGTTAGAACACCCTGATTTAGCGTACTACTTACATATTGCCCAGCAGTTTGTGACGAATAAGCCTCATGTCTTGTCACCGACAGAGGCTTGA
- a CDS encoding TauD/TfdA family dioxygenase: MLTLHDSHLVYNNQPLHYFWLKDNCRCSACLHSSGQRLQEILDLDLTIQPEVVRIERGELFITWQDGHQSRYSQTFLGSMHYDEQDANNNAALEQPVLWDGKLDAPAITFGYPDVLSRQDIKRDWLAAVKQFGLAFLQDVPNVDKQLFKVVEQFGFVRDTNYGSHFEVIAEENPVNLAYTPKPLSLHTDNAYRHPVPTLQLLHCLVSAEKGGVTALTDGFYAAELLQQRFPQQYQLLTSTPVTYRFKNADTDLEHTGYIIELNNNGSLERIRLNNRSIQAIKLPFAEMAGFYAAYQNFSRILHSEECKFLCTLKPGELMIFNNERILHGREVAAEGARHLQGCYADIDSLKSTLAVLETTLEYQMETK, translated from the coding sequence ATGCTTACATTACACGATTCCCACCTTGTTTATAATAATCAGCCATTACATTACTTTTGGTTAAAAGATAATTGCCGTTGTAGCGCATGTTTACATTCGTCTGGCCAGCGCTTACAAGAGATCCTTGATTTGGATTTAACGATCCAACCAGAAGTAGTGAGGATTGAACGTGGTGAGCTATTTATTACCTGGCAAGATGGCCATCAAAGCCGTTATAGTCAGACTTTTTTAGGCAGCATGCATTATGATGAACAAGATGCTAATAATAATGCAGCGCTCGAACAGCCAGTTTTATGGGATGGAAAACTTGACGCGCCAGCGATCACTTTTGGTTATCCTGATGTACTGAGTCGTCAGGATATTAAACGTGATTGGTTAGCAGCTGTGAAGCAATTTGGGCTCGCATTTTTACAAGACGTGCCGAATGTTGATAAGCAGTTATTTAAGGTCGTCGAGCAATTCGGCTTTGTGCGAGATACCAACTACGGTAGTCACTTCGAAGTTATCGCGGAAGAAAATCCGGTTAATTTAGCCTATACCCCAAAACCATTAAGCCTACATACCGACAATGCTTATCGTCATCCAGTGCCGACATTACAGCTTTTACATTGCCTCGTCAGTGCTGAAAAAGGCGGAGTAACGGCTTTAACAGATGGCTTCTACGCCGCGGAATTGTTACAACAACGCTTTCCGCAGCAGTATCAGTTATTAACCTCGACACCAGTGACTTACCGTTTTAAGAATGCAGATACGGACCTTGAACACACGGGTTATATTATCGAATTAAATAATAACGGCAGCCTTGAGCGTATTCGTTTAAATAACCGTTCTATTCAAGCAATTAAATTACCGTTTGCAGAGATGGCTGGGTTTTACGCAGCCTATCAAAATTTCAGCCGTATTTTACACAGTGAAGAATGTAAATTCTTGTGCACTTTGAAGCCGGGTGAACTGATGATTTTTAATAATGAACGTATTTTACATGGTCGTGAAGTGGCTGCTGAAGGCGCTCGCCATCTGCAAGGTTGTTATGCTGATATTGACTCTTTAAAAAGCACCTTAGCCGTATTAGAGACGACCTTAGAATATCAAATGGAGACTAAATAA
- a CDS encoding methyl-accepting chemotaxis protein — MDSQSRLIAKALDEKLMRYFDALNAVSFEFGDNGEPISVERAVQKTRHFINNIDGIENIFIGLKDGRAIEGGGYVANFNAKALNREWYSRIFYDNEKIIVTEAYQNALTKQNIISLVVPLYHNNQTVAALSIDINLDNITGFITSLTNDNHIFVYRSDGYVMSSKDAQLLGKNMFQVRPQYKQVNQGISRFTYEVNGEMVSVVTNKLSVRNWIVASYEYGKDINAASNANLVGSLMFLFIAVIVAIVIFYFFIVKYIYAPIGGEPEDISNLMEKMARGDLTAVSTTGTETTGIYASMIVLLHELQDVVQRTHAISDNVSSASVELAAVMGEAATNSQHEIAQIEQVATAVNELSSTAAEVSLNASNAEDAASNAIDSVSRGNDALQESDAITKRIEVSVQESTLMVNQLRAYSIEIGSVVDVINTISQQTNLLALNAAIEAARAGEQGRGFAVVADEVRALAAKTQESTVNIQDIITKLQEQSEKADSYMNNNVELIQGSREIAQTVSHCFTDISHSVSLISDMNTLVSTASHEQSAVTQDIAANVMQASDMVTQNVAGIDQSNQASEELARLSEEQKTILNFFKLS, encoded by the coding sequence ATGGATAGCCAATCGCGGTTAATCGCAAAAGCATTAGATGAAAAATTAATGCGTTATTTTGATGCTTTGAACGCCGTTTCTTTTGAGTTTGGTGATAACGGTGAACCAATATCGGTTGAACGTGCAGTACAGAAAACCCGTCACTTTATTAACAACATTGATGGTATTGAAAATATATTTATTGGCTTAAAAGATGGCCGTGCAATTGAAGGCGGCGGTTATGTTGCTAACTTCAATGCTAAAGCACTTAACCGTGAATGGTACAGCCGTATTTTCTATGATAATGAAAAAATAATTGTCACTGAAGCTTATCAAAATGCGTTAACCAAACAAAATATCATTTCTTTGGTTGTGCCTCTTTATCATAATAATCAAACTGTAGCAGCACTGTCGATTGATATCAATTTAGATAATATTACCGGTTTTATTACCTCGCTGACTAATGACAACCACATTTTTGTTTATCGCAGTGACGGTTATGTCATGTCGAGCAAAGATGCTCAGCTGCTAGGCAAGAACATGTTTCAAGTTCGCCCACAGTATAAGCAGGTAAACCAAGGTATTAGTCGTTTTACATATGAAGTTAACGGCGAAATGGTCTCTGTTGTCACCAACAAGCTGTCGGTTCGTAACTGGATCGTGGCGAGCTATGAATATGGGAAAGATATTAATGCGGCGAGTAATGCCAATCTCGTTGGTTCATTAATGTTCTTATTCATCGCGGTCATTGTGGCTATCGTTATTTTCTACTTCTTCATTGTTAAATATATTTATGCGCCAATTGGTGGCGAACCAGAAGATATTTCTAATTTAATGGAGAAAATGGCGCGTGGTGATTTAACTGCTGTGAGCACAACAGGTACAGAAACCACGGGTATTTATGCCAGTATGATCGTCCTGCTACATGAATTACAAGATGTAGTGCAGCGAACCCATGCTATTTCTGACAATGTATCATCGGCGTCGGTAGAACTGGCCGCTGTGATGGGGGAGGCCGCAACCAATTCACAACATGAAATTGCACAAATCGAGCAAGTCGCGACAGCCGTGAATGAACTGTCGAGTACTGCAGCGGAAGTCAGTCTAAATGCCAGTAATGCCGAAGATGCTGCCAGTAATGCGATTGATAGTGTGAGTCGTGGTAACGATGCGCTACAAGAATCAGATGCGATCACTAAGCGCATTGAAGTATCGGTGCAAGAGTCAACCTTGATGGTTAATCAGTTGAGAGCGTATTCGATTGAAATTGGTAGCGTTGTTGATGTCATTAATACTATTTCACAGCAAACTAATTTATTAGCCCTGAATGCGGCGATTGAAGCTGCGCGAGCGGGTGAGCAAGGCCGTGGTTTTGCTGTTGTTGCGGATGAAGTGCGGGCATTAGCGGCGAAAACACAAGAATCAACGGTGAATATTCAGGACATTATCACTAAGCTGCAAGAACAATCTGAAAAAGCGGACAGCTATATGAACAATAATGTTGAGTTGATCCAAGGGTCACGCGAGATTGCGCAAACGGTAAGTCATTGTTTTACTGATATCTCTCATTCAGTGTCACTGATTTCAGATATGAACACGCTGGTATCAACGGCCTCTCATGAACAATCTGCAGTGACCCAAGATATTGCAGCTAACGTGATGCAAGCCTCAGATATGGTGACTCAAAATGTGGCTGGTATTGATCAGAGTAATCAGGCGAGTGAAGAACTAGCGCGCTTATCGGAAGAACAAAAAACCATCTTGAATTTCTTTAAATTAAGCTAG